The following is a genomic window from Burkholderia cepacia ATCC 25416.
AAGGCAAAGCCCGCAGCCAGAACCCGAGCAAATTTTCCAGTGGTTACGAATTCAACCTGATCGAAGTTCGCTAACGGGAGACGGATGTGGGCAAGTATTTTGGTTTGGGCGACGACTGGAAGGATCTGACTGGCAGCTATCGAAGCGGCGGGGATCGTGCAGCTGCAGGTCTTAAGCTGCTCGGGAAGGGGCTGTTCAACGTTGGCAAATTCGCGGTCACCGAGGTTGCTCCCGGCATGGTTTCCGCAGTCGGGAAGCGGGCAGAAGAACACCTCGAAAAGAATCGCGACACCATGTCGTCGGAGCAGATCGAGCGTACCGAAACGTTCACTGCCAATGCCCGGCAGGTGCGAGAGCGTCACGAGAAGATTCGTGACGTCGACTATAGGGTTGCCGAGCTGGAAACGGAACTGCAAAAACTCCCGGAAGGCGACTACCGGCGAGACGAGCTGGAGGCCAAGATCGAGGACCTGCGCGGTTCCCGGCCATCCAACGCATTTCAAGACTAGAAAGGCGAAGTCGCTGTCTCGATAGAGCGATGTCAAGCCTGCTTCTGACGACAAAGGGCGTGCGGCGTTCTTTGTCGCTTTTTCTTCTCGCGACAGTATGTAGCCGCCGTGTCATCGACAAGGATGGAGCGATGCAGAAACTGGACGACGAGGGGGAGCGCGAACCGCTTGGCGCAGCAGGCTCCATCCTGGACTTGTCACCAATCCGGACCTTATTGGTCGGTGCCGGACGTCGAGACGCAATAGACACGTACAACAGCAATACCTTGTGACAAGGCTCAAGTCGAGCGGCAAGTCTTCGTGCTTTCCGTTCTGGAATCGTACCCATGTGGAAAAACGCGAATACCGTCAAATCCAATCTTGAAGCGAGTATCGGCGTGCTGCTGGAACAGCATCACAAAGTCTTTCCCGGCGGGGAGTCGGAACCTCGGCGGGTAAAGACGTTGATAACCGATACGTTCGTCTCCGGTCTCGAAAACGCGATTTCGGACGAGATGGATGGGTGGAGTGCGTTCGCGATGGGCGGATGGATCGATCACTATCCGCAAGCGAACTTCAATGGTGATGCGGCGGAACTGGGCGACCTGTTGCTGGTTCTTGCAATTGCAGGTGCCGCGCCCACGACGAAGCGAGCAATTCTCTTTCAGGCGAAGCGCTTTGGTCAGACCGCTTCGGTACCCGACAACGAGCCGGCGCAGCTGAAACTTTATCAAGATTGGCCGCCTTTCAAGATGTCTGGAAAGCCTGGAAAGAAGAAGGGGGCAACGACATCTTCCGGCGGTAAGGCGATGGGCGAGTACGACATCATTCCGCCAAACGACCACCATTCGAAAAAGCGTCATGGAAAGTATCTGCTCGTCAAGACGGAGGCGTCTCAAGGAGACCGTCACGACGACCTGTGGAAATGGTTTGAGCCTGATGTAGGCAGTGCATGCGCAGGCTCGTTCGCATCGGCAATTGCAGAATTTGTCTTGCAGCACGCCGATGTAGGCAGGGCATTTAGTTATCGGCTGCCGCCGGGGTGGATGCAGAGGAAGCGTTGCATCGATCCATCGAAGGCAGGTGCCAATCCGCAGAAGCTGGGGTGGGACGAGATGATCTCAGTACTCGTTTCGTATGCCGAGAAGCGGAAAATAGGTAACGTCGATACGAGCAAAATTGGAATGCCAAGCAACCTGGCTGCAGTCGCGAACGAGAAGCAGGGGCAGGCGGGGGCGGTGATGACCCAGGGCGCGCGACGGGAAATCTGTTCGATGATGCAGTCGGGATATGTGCGGTGTGTTGAGGCGGTCGAGGAGCGGCTGCATGAGTATTGTCGGCAGATTGGATATTTCAATGTGGACTTCCTCAATATCAACCAGCGGGCACGTTTTCTCGTGGACCATGTTTGGAAGCTGCCTCCGTATTATTCCGGCCGCAGAATCGGTGGCGCTTGGGATGGCCCGCCGGATGATTCCGATCGGCGATTCGACGAAGCGGATCCGCCCCAAGGCATGGCCGTTTTACATGTGACATTGCTGCCTGTCCCCCCGAAGCGGCGAGACTGAGGCGATATCGGATGTCGTCGCGCGTATCGATGCTTTGACGTCGCGACTGCTCGCGGCGCTGGCACGTGCCGGCGGCGTCAGATTGGTGGTTTGCAGTGGAGAATGAGGCGACGGTGTGTGCCAGCGTCGCATTTCTAATCAACTCTGGAGGCGAGGCCGGGTTCGCGGCACGATGCGTGGTAAGAGAACAGGATTCCTGTCATCGCTTCGATGTTGCTGATCCAGGTCGAAATGGCGGCTCCAGACAAAATCGATGAAACAGTACGGGGCGTTATGGTGACCAGAAGAAGACCGGCGCAAGTTGCGGCCTACGATGTCGACCTTTTTCAGCAATTCGTTAGTGACCCGGATCTCGGTCTCGCAATCGAAGCGCTCAAGCGGGCCAACGATATCTTCGACATTATCGAGCCGCAAGAAACTCAGCATTCGCAGATACTGCAGTGGTTGCTCAACCCACGTGAGGGGCACGGGCAAGGCGACGCCTTGTTCAAGGACTTCCTGACGGCAGCATGGACCAACTGTTATGCGGAGGACGGGCCTAATACCGACTTCTTTTCGCACTGGGCACCCGCGCGCATCAATATAACGGGTTTCCATTCGATTCTGCTGTTGCGCGAATATCGCATCACAAACGGAAATCATCTCGATTTCTTCATTGTTGATCCAGTGAACCGATTTGTCATCGTCGTCGAGAACAAGTACAAGGCTCAGCATGGGAACGAGCAACTCAAGCGATATCGTCGGTCGGTGCAGCAACTCGTCGCCAGTCATCCGGGTTTCAAAAACTTCCACGTCGCGCTCATCGCACTAGACCGGGGGCGTTCGAGGCAACTGAAGCTGAGCGAGATGAAAAAATACTGGGTATACCTCGATTACACCTGGCTAGAGGCCGGCGCGAGCCGCGCTGAGTCGCAGATGCGTCGTGGCAATCAAACCGCGAACCTGCTGATTTCTTACTGCCAGCGACAGTCAGACTACGAGTCGCAAGCCGAGAAGGATGTTGACACCATTCTTGCGCGATTGACCCGACACTACCGGTCGTTGCTGACACCGCTCGCCGAAGCCCGGATGACGAAGCTGAGCAAGACCCAAGGGGTGACACCTGGTGATCCTTCAAGTGACATCTGGCTATTCACCCAGCATTACCCGGAGTTGGTAGCTCGCTTGACGCATCTTAAGAACCTCGCGTTCCTCCGGTCTGACCTGGCCGAGGAACTGCCGTCGGTAAAGTTTGAGTACGAAGAGGGTGACGCATGGATTCAGATATTCGACAAAGCGTGGTATCCATACACACATGCCGATGAGAATGATGTCCGCTGGTGGCCATTTTTCATTCGCGTGCGTTACATTCCGCCTGAATTGATGATGGACGATGAGAAGGAGCTGAGCGCCGACGAGAATCTTTACCGCGTGATGGTCGTCTATTGGGAATCGTATCTCAAGCCGGATACCGCAGAGCGGGCACGGGTGGCGATTCGCGAGAAATTTCCCGAGTTGTCGGGCGGCCGACAGAACGCTCATGTTCGCAGGGTGGAGAAAGATGCGGTCAAAGAAAGTAACCTTGTCTCCGAGGTGCTGCGCAGATATCGAATGCTTTGCTCGGCGCTGCAAGGTGTGTGATTTGACTGCTTCGCGTTTTCAACGCGCATTGCTTTCTTTGGTTCCGGTTCGATTGGAGCTTTTCGAGTAGCAGGTCATTCGGCGCGACTGCAATGACCGGGATCTCGTATCTCACTAGCGTCAGCGGCCGTGCTTCAGTTCCACCGCCGTGAAGAGACGGATTCTCCTGCATCGGCTGGCGATCTGCGAGCTTGAAAGTCCCAGTACAAGGGCCGGATCAATGATGCCGTCAGGCTGTAGTGCGGTTCTCCGACACTTCTTGCCCGACACCCGCTTTTCGGTATAATGAACCATCGTTCGGAATGTCGAACGAGAGAAACCAAGCATCCAGAGTCGGATTATCCGACGCCAACCTGCCCTCCCGGGCAAGGTGGACGCCCTTGAGGCGATGCGGCCGATTTACGGCAACGAAACGGGAGCAGCATGGCTGGCACCGGTTCGATAACCACTCAACCGGAGCAATCATGCGCCAGGATACCGCTGCTTCCCGCCAGACCGTCTGTGAAGACTGGTCGCACCTCCTTCCCGGTTTCACGCTCACGCATACGGTTCATCTCGTTTCGGGATTGAATCCGGGCATCGTGTCGACAGCGGCTGCCGTACTCGAAGGCGAAACCGCCACGGTCGACCGGTGGGCCATCGCCCGCTGTGGCGACGTTCTCGAGCAGAAGATCGTTCTCGGGGAAATGACGGAAGGGCAAGCGGTTCGGCTGCGCGATCGACTTGCCGCGCTCGATGGCGTGCTGCGCACGAGGATGGAACATCATTTCGTTCGTGCCGGTTCGGCCGCCTCCGGGAATTGACCGGAGGGTGGCCGTCAGGCGATGCATGATCGTTGTCGCCGCTCGGCTGATGTTGGTGCCAAATGAAAGCGCTCTGCGTCGCGTGCACATTGGACGCCACCGGTATTTTTTCCCAC
Proteins encoded in this region:
- a CDS encoding PD-(D/E)XK nuclease family protein, whose protein sequence is MLLIQVEMAAPDKIDETVRGVMVTRRRPAQVAAYDVDLFQQFVSDPDLGLAIEALKRANDIFDIIEPQETQHSQILQWLLNPREGHGQGDALFKDFLTAAWTNCYAEDGPNTDFFSHWAPARINITGFHSILLLREYRITNGNHLDFFIVDPVNRFVIVVENKYKAQHGNEQLKRYRRSVQQLVASHPGFKNFHVALIALDRGRSRQLKLSEMKKYWVYLDYTWLEAGASRAESQMRRGNQTANLLISYCQRQSDYESQAEKDVDTILARLTRHYRSLLTPLAEARMTKLSKTQGVTPGDPSSDIWLFTQHYPELVARLTHLKNLAFLRSDLAEELPSVKFEYEEGDAWIQIFDKAWYPYTHADENDVRWWPFFIRVRYIPPELMMDDEKELSADENLYRVMVVYWESYLKPDTAERARVAIREKFPELSGGRQNAHVRRVEKDAVKESNLVSEVLRRYRMLCSALQGV